In one window of Episyrphus balteatus chromosome 3, idEpiBalt1.1, whole genome shotgun sequence DNA:
- the LOC129912987 gene encoding neurochondrin homolog produces the protein MAEIPESVKKCAAMLKGSKTDTEKFAALFMVTKLVKGKDCNPPAKKLLFEAIGFGFLKKLLNSKDLPNDCPPLVYKSVALSILTCFCQEEELATHKDMIDAIPTLLEIVETADDDDYDDNLIVVSEAYSCLKSIATYESGQNALLSIGAIPKMSQIYSQQSFQTDEALHLIVMLTSKFGPASWTDDPKPFHALIQRIALDMETDHSDRKFELCKILSSILTTCRREIIVNTLVGEIWPESVFKGCSDILKSKIGPKQRDPTLHLIATTLQVLGIQWAFMDDSKQFFLLLLQLAAIEVRMQMDEKKLETTFKNAELITACFIILELCIEHMAGDEIDLEPKEKQTTYTALKGAFNQVLAVLTRVSNDKIKDNMNPRDRAFICAIVRILSAWLAQETTAMRPAIYKILPFMFKLSNETFYDLRAHRKENKEGEPPVDILRVMLPALCHLAVEDDARKIMFTTKQDAVFLEAIEFYYSISNYKKPPIPRAERLKRMNEPDPVPTPKQVEEMKDARTAVVSLCNILMNLTVLEPKIVEESPVFANLLKFVYDNLPELKDTPDNLVMHGHLAVLGLLLLKQQSSKVKQNDFSICRYIQATIRFLWDAYNIDESNDPTALVVSIAYKEHWMEISELWFLGMQTMCGVLPLIPWISEFAVESGWAEGIVQTLKKVKIGTLPPNVKSAYEDFLSQLVDANPSVVAVLKKADALRVCRNHRMMDLGKKLFGD, from the coding sequence ATGGCGGAGATCCCAGAATCCGTGAAAAAATGTGCTGCCATGCTGAAAGGCTCAAAGACCGATACGGAAAAGTTTGCCGCATTATTTATGGTCACAAAATTGGTGAAGGGCAAAGATTGTAATCCACCTGCCAAAAAGCTCCTATTCGAGGCTATTGGATTTGGGTTTcttaaaaaactattaaactCAAAAGACTTGCCAAATGATTGTCCACCATTGGTATACAAGAGTGTTGCCTTATCGATTTTAACCTGTTTCTGTCAAGAAGAAGAATTAGCAACACACAAGGATATGATCGATGCTATACCCACTTTACTCGAAATTGTAGAAACTGCCGAcgatgatgattatgatgataATTTGATTGTGGTTAGTGAAGCATACAGCTGTTTGAAGAGCATTGCCACTTACGAATCAGGACAGAATGCATTGCTCTCAATTGGAGCGATACCTAAAATGTCGCAAATCTATTCGCAACAAAGTTTCCAGACTGATGAAGCCTTACATTTAATTGTTATGTTGACAAGTAAATTTGGGCCAGCTTCGTGGACCGACGACCCAAAACCCTTCCATGCCTTAATTCAAAGGATCGCCCTTGACATGGAAACCGACCATAGTGACAGAAAATTCGaactatgcaaaattctgtCCTCAATTCTCACTACTTGCCGACGAGAAATTATTGTCAACACTCTGGTTGGAGAAATTTGGCCAGAAAGCGTGTTCAAAGGTTGCAGTGATATTCTGAAAAGCAAAATTGGACCAAAACAAAGGGATCCAACTCTGCATCTGATAGCAACAACTTTGCAAGTTCTCGGTATTCAATGGGCTTTCATGGATGACTCAAAGCAGTTCTTCTTGTTGCTTTTGCAGTTGGCCGCTATCGAAGTTCGTATGCAGATGGacgaaaaaaaacttgagaCTACCTTCAAAAATGCCGAACTCATTACAGCCTGTTTCATAATTTTGGAGCTGTGCATCGAGCATATGGCTGGTGATGAAATCGACCTGGAACCCAAGGAAAAGCAGACTACTTACACCGCTCTGAAAGGTGCTTTTAACCAAGTTCTCGCTGTGCTAACACGCGTATCCAACGACAAAATTAAGGATAACATGAATCCACGCGACAGGGCATTCATCTGTGCCATTGTGCGCATATTATCTGCGTGGCTTGCACAGGAAACCACAGCAATGCGCCCTGCAATCTACAAAATTTTGCCTTTCATGTTCAAATTGTCCAACGAAACTTTCTACGACCTCAGAGCACACCGCAAGGAGAACAAAGAAGGCGAGCCACCAGTCGATATACTGCGTGTAATGTTACCTGCACTCTGTCATTTGGCTGTAGAAGACGATGCTAGAAAAATCATGTTCACCACCAAACAAGATGCAGTTTTTCTCGAGGCTATTGAATTCTATTATTCGATTTCGAACTACAAAAAACCACCGATTCCAAGAGCAGAACGTCTAAAGCGCATGAACGAACCAGACCCAGTGCCAACGCCCAAACAAGTCGAAGAAATGAAAGATGCTCGCACAGCTGTTGTTAGTTTGTGCAACATTTTGATGAATCTTACTGTACTGGAACCAAAAATTGTCGAGGAGAGCCCTGTGTTTGCTAATCTGCTCAAGTTCGTGTACGATAACTTGCCCGAACTTAAGGACACCCCTGATAACCTTGTGATGCACGGCCATTTGGCTGTTCTCGGACTATTGCTTCTCAAACAACAATCGAGCAAGGTTAAGCAAAATGATTTCTCTATATGCAGATATATTCAAGCTACAATACGTTTCCTTTGGGATGCATACAACATTGATGAATCTAATGACCCAACAGCTCTGGTCGTTTCTATCGCTTACAAGGAACATTGGATGGAGATTTCTGAATTATGGTTCCTCGGTATGCAGACAATGTGCGGTGTGCTGCCACTAATCCCATGGATTTCCGAGTTTGCCGTCGAGAGTGGCTGGGCTGAGGGAATTGTACAAACATTGAAAAAAGTCAAGATTGGTACTTTGCCTCCGAATGTTAAATCAGCATATGAAGACTTTCTCAGTCAATTGGTTGACGCTAATCCCAGTGTAGTAGCAGTTCTTAAAAAAGCCGATGCCCTACGTGTCTGCCGCAACCACAGAATGATGGACTTGGGCAAAAAACTCTTTGGagattaa